The Penaeus monodon isolate SGIC_2016 chromosome 6, NSTDA_Pmon_1, whole genome shotgun sequence genomic sequence ggaagagggcgaCTTCAAGTCCATGAAAAGCTTCTGTCGACGCTTCAACTTCCCAGGCAAAGTGAATATGGAGGCCGTGACTTCCGCAATGTCTTCTGATGGCGTCTTGACTATCACGGCTCCTAAGGTTATAGAGGAATcgtaaaaaggaatatatattttgtaaatgcaTCTAATTGTAAGAACTGTGATCTGTGAGCTATGTATTCTTAATTTTGGATAATGTGAGACTACAAGAATAAAGTGAATAAGGTTATTCATTTCGTATCATCCCCCACATACATATTATGTCAGCAATTTTCTTAATGTTGCACGAGTGTGTAATGCCAATAACTGATAAGTATATGGATTAACAAAGAAATGATAGATagtctgtattcatatatgttatacatatatatatatatatatatatatatatatatatatatatatatatatatatatatatatatatatatatatatatatatatatataagaggaggacAAAACATTCATAATGTTCATGTTAATGATAAGTTAATATCTTTCTGCAACTCTTACGTAGCTGCCTGTTTTCCGCATTCTTAAGGCAGCTGTGCAAAGAACCAGTTCCATATTGAAACACTAAACAAATCTAAAcactgtgtgcgcgcgcgcgcgtgtgtgtgtgtgtgtgtgtgtgtgtgtgtgtgtgtgcatttatatatatatatatatatatatatatatatatatatatatatatatatatatatatatatatatatatatatattgtgtgtgtgtgtgtgtgtgtgtgtgtgtgtgtgtgtgtgtgtgtgtgtgtgtgcatgttatatatatatatatattatatatatatatatatatatatatatattatatatatatatatatatatatatatatatatatgtatatatatatatatatatatatatatatatatatatatatatatatatatgcacgcgtgtgtgtatgtgtgtcagatTCGGTGAtagaattatatatcattatgtatcagTGTTTGTTTACAATTTGCTGGTACATTTTGCCCCTTAAACCGTTCAGCGTTTTGAAAAGAactgtatctttttcttcttcttcttcttcttcttcttcttcttctatagcACGTTTATTTTAGTAAGATTTGAGGAATATCACAGGCATATCAACTGAAGATCGAACAGCAAAGAAGTTCATAGATACTGACTGAGAGACCTTATGTAGAAAAAGAAGTTAATTAGTGTCGTTGCCACAGATACTGTGTTCGCTATATGAACAGCATTTCATAGATTCATGGCAGAGTGAGCATTTAGGCTGCCTCTGCTGGAAAAAtgagatgaaatagaaaaagtCTATGACATTTTTTACATAGAATATAGATTATCGAATTATGAAAGATATTTAGTAGATACCTCTTTTGTTTTGGCAATGTATATCTAAAAGTATGAAAAGCCTGTTTCGTTTAcgcatgtgtatttttttatttttcctccagaTCTGGCGAgtggtatctatctatcgatatatatatactcaagactggcacgacggcaatctgagttcgagagttcgagtcaccggccggcgcgttattcccttaggcaaggaacttcacgtcgattgcctacctagccactgggtggccaagccagcccaagtcagtgctggtccaaagcccggataaaatagagagaatgattacctaaaaggtaccaccggcactctccgtggaaaggaactggggaccctaccacgtgctcactccaagagcatcacaacatgaaaactacaattaagtatcatgctgtgaccacggcggctcagacatgaacctaccgttaaaagaagaagaatatatatatatatatatatatatatatatatatatatatatatatatatatatatatttatgtatatatgtatatatatatatatatttatgtatatatgtatatatatacacacacacacacacacacacacacacacacacacacatatatatatatgtatatatatatatatatatatatatatatatatatatatatatatatatatatatatatatatatgtgtgtgtgtgtgtgtgtgtgtgtgtgtttttgtgtttttttttttatgtgtatatataatataaatatatatatatatatattataacatatatatatatatatatatatacatatatatatatatatatatatatatatatatatatatatatatatatataatatatatttatctatgtgtgtgtgtgtgtttatatatgtatgcacacaagcgtgtgtgtgtgtgtgtgtgtgtgtgtgtgtgtgtgtgtgtgtgtgtgtgtgtgtgtgtgtgtgtgtgtgtgtgaagtatacgcatatataagctatatatattgttaaaatctTCATAGTATGTGATGTAGAAAGTATAATCAAACTCTCTTGAAAATTATAGGCAGGAAGCGCGGAAAAGGATTTGAATAATTGAGAATGAGTGTTTATTTAGAATGCGCTCATGTGAAACGAGAAAAACAATGTGTATTAGAGTTTGGCGTATTATTGTAAATCTctcatatacatgcaaacacacaaatatgtatatgtgtatatatatatatatatatatatatatatatatatatatatatatatatatatatatatatatatatatatatatatatatatatatatatatatatatatatataatatatatatatatatatatatatatatatatatatatatatatatatatatatatatatgcatatatatatgtatatatacataaaatatgtatatataacatatatatgcatatatatctattatatatatatatatatatattatatatacatatatatatatatatatatatatatatatatatatatataatatatattgtgagtgtgtgtgtctgtgtgtgttgttgtgtgtgtttgtgtgtgtgtgtgtgtgtgtgcatatatatgtttgtatatatatatatatatatatatatatatatataatatataatatatgacaatatatattttaatatatatataaatatgtggtgtgtgtgtatatatatatatatatatatatatatattatatattatatatatatatatatatatatatatatatatatatatatatatatatatatatatatatatatatatgtattatgtatgtatgtgtgtatgtatgtgcatacaaagGAGaatcgggagagaaaaaaaaaacgtcaggggtttattgcatttattaagGAAAGCCATCATTGGGTGGGTGTAAAGGAAGCCTTGCAGGCAGTGGAATACGAATCATTTTACAACTGCAATCAAAGTGTTTATTGGCACTTGTGCTGGAATCTGTCTTGCAGTGATCGGGTGCATTTGTTTCCTCATTCCCAAAATTCCATGAATCCAATACGAATCTAGTTGAACATTTTCTTACACCAGGAGAGCACTGATGCTCACGCTGAAGTGAttccacgtgtatatatatttcctttctgaATTAGACTATTGAAGATTTCTAGGACCAACTGTATATGGAATTTGCTGTAAACTTTAGTCTTATTAGAGCAATACCGTCATCGGCATTTTGAACTATTGTAAGTGTCAGCATAGAACGCCCATAtcaacattgtaaaaaaaaaaaatgcattatctCCTATAAagacatttaataaaaaaaatatgttataattcgAAAATGAAGTGTGCAGACCTCTATACTAGAGTGTTTCTATATGAATAATTTCTGCAAATCAGTCATTCTTTGGCCAAAGTCTGAAAAGGACGTTAAGAGATGCCTCTGCCCTTGCATTACAAACGAACTGGCCTGCGCCTAATGTGCTTAATAACGTTCGTTATCAGGCGCACTTGAAACTGGGGACTGGACTTTCgtaattaatttacttttttcaaagaCCATAATTAGACTAGACTTTTACCTGAATCGTACTTGACATGACTCTCGCCAGCATTATGCGGAGGCGCACTTTTTCGCACATCAGCACAAGGCGTCGTCGCACCTTCGGTGGAAAGTGCGGTATATTTCAGTTTGGCGTTTTGATATATGCCAAGGAAAATAACATCGACAGCAACTCCTGGCGAAGATGATTACAAAACCCATTTCTCGTGAGGATTTTCTCAAGAAGATCTTTTTTTCTCAAGAAGACTTTTTCATCTCCGGCGTGTCCATTCGCCGGCGTCTTGAATGTTCAGCAACGCACATGAGACGAGCTTTCTAATTTTGCATGTGTTCAATCCGGGTTTTTTCTTAATCTATGAAATGTCTCCAATGCTTGAATCAGGTGCTACCTGGCGGAGAGATTAAATTACTGCACTTATGAGTTAACATCACTAACATGAGGAGTcctaatttaaatatattcttcCAAATTCCAAATTCCAATAGAACGGGAtttaaataatattgttttaCTGACCTTCTTAGCTACGGTGATGGTAAGGATGCCGTCGCAGGACAACATTGATCGCACAGTATCAACACTGACGAGGCTCGGGAAGAGGAACCGGCGGTAGAGGCCCTTCCTCGAGACGGAGTTCCCTTCGCCGTTCTCCGTGCAGCTCTCGATGATTAGCTCGTTCTCGTTCACCACGTCGAACCTCACGCCGCTCTCCATGAAGGCCTCCACGTCCACCACGATCTGGGCAGGGGAAGGAGACACCCGAGTGTAAATGAAGTAGTTCGGTCGGATTTTACATGGCGTGCTCGTAAAAGCATCTGAGTGAAACTTTTAGCAGGGAATCTATACCGGAGCGAAAACAGGATATTGGAGAAAGTGAGATCCTGTTCGCCAAGTCTTGTTTTATGATGATTAATGGTAGTATTTTATtacttcataatcattatataggTCTCTTAACAGTTTCATAAATTAAGAGACATCTCTCAACTAACCTTGTAGCACTGGTCGTCCTCGCTAAAAGTAGGCCTATGGTTTTCTTGCGAATTATGTTCCTCAAAGCTTCTAAATGTGCCAATACGGTCACTCGCTGAGCTGGAATGTTCCTGCACAGGGGATGGAGCGTACATCTGAATCGGGGCCATGGCGTttagtcacaaacacacacacaaacgacagaTACAAACGGACGTCTAGCCTCTCCGAATACTGAAGGAGGAATGACTGGCAGCGCTGTCGAAACGCAGGCTTTTAAAGGGCGCGACTTGGACCACCGCCCACCACCTTACCATGCCAGATGACGTCATAACCGAGTTTAATATCTCCGTAACAGTATATCCTCCTATACTTTGATGGTGAAATATTTAAAGTGGCGGTCCGGTCTACCACTTGGTACAATTGTCTCATTAGGAGAATCTTCAATATCAGTAAATAGTTTTGATGCATTAGGCATCTGTTTCCACGTGTCTCCTCACTAATATCCTTGTGACGTCATTTTGACGTAATCTCCTAatcttgttttcctttattaAACCAATAAGAAACGAGGAGGGTCGGCATGCGTATACCAAATATAGCCAATTTCATTGacattcgtttttcttctcttcaggGAGAGGTAAGAGAGTTATgataaacacgaaaataaaaaaaatcagagcatCCTTCATTCGAGTTACTTCTACGATTGAATTTAGAAAGTTTTATGGAGAGATTAATAAATGTGTACGTAAAATTTACAAGcatatgcatttatttgtttaataacTGACATGGTCAAATAtatcagtttataatatataggtagaaTAACAAGAGAGGCATAGTCAGAACGTGTAATAAAAAGAGTCTGTGAATActtagtgttgtttttttctgtttaatgaaTCATCGTTTAAGGCCACACCAAAGTGTAATCTGCATTGCAGTGTCATCAGTTGATAGAATTTTGTTTTTATGGTGTAAAAGttattctccctctctatatatatatccatttatctatctatctatttatatctccatctctatctctatctctatttctctctctatctctatttctctctctctctctctctctctctctctctctctctgtctctctctctctctctctctctctctctctctctctctctctctctctctctctctctctctctctctctcttctctctctcctcttctctctctctctctctctctctctctctctctctctctctctctctctttcactct encodes the following:
- the LOC119574551 gene encoding heat shock protein 22-like isoform X1, which codes for MAPIQMYAPSPVQEHSSSASDRIGTFRSFEEHNSQENHRPTFSEDDQCYKIVVDVEAFMESGVRFDVVNENELIIESCTENGEGNSVSRKGLYRRFLFPSLVSVDTVRSMLSCDGILTITVAKKHLIQALETFHRLRKNPD
- the LOC119574551 gene encoding heat shock protein 22-like isoform X2 — protein: MAPIQMYAPSPVQEHSSSASDRIGTFRSFEEHNSQENHRPTFSEDDQCYKIVVDVEAFMESGVRFDVVNENELIIESCTENGEGNSVSRKGLYRRFLFPSLVSVDTVRSMLSCDGILTITVAKKVAPDSSIGDIS